A region of the Synechococcus sp. PCC 7502 genome:
CGGGGCAGAACTATATCGTTGATACCTTTATGGTGGTGGTAGTTGGTGGAGTTGGTAAACTAGTCGGCAGTATTGTGGCGGCTTTGGCACTGGGTACTACTAACTATTTAGTCGGTTCGGGAGCGATCGCCAATTTGTTAAAGCCAATTACCCCGCTCTACGATCTGTTTACTTTTTTTGCTACCACCAGCATGGCTAAGGTTTTGTTATTTGCGCTGATTGTCATCTTTTTACAATATAAACCCGCAGGTATGTTTCCCTTGAAGGGACGATCAATAGAACTCTAGATCGCCATACTTCTGGTGGGATATTAAAGTAAAGAAAACAGAAATGTATAAATTAAGCGAAATAAACTAGTCACTGCAACTAGACTCACGCCTGCGATCGCACTGAGAAGGGCAATAATTTCTAGGGGTGGCAAATTTAGCTGAAATAAAAACTGTACGCCAAACACAATTAGCACCGTAAGTACAACTCCAGCAGTCAAGTCCTTATTATCAAGAGTTTGAGAAATACGGAGAAATAAAATTGCTAAGATTATACCCGCTACAATCATCAGACTAGGATAAAGACCAATGAATAATCCTCCCACGGTATTCGCAACAACCCCTAGGAGTCCCGCTTCAAAACCGATTAAAAAAGCGGCAATTAATTGGGGCTGTAAAGGTGGAAGTACTAGAGCCTTGGGTAATCTGCGTGCAGGTTGTGGAGGCTGACTAATCTGCTGATTTGCTGGTTGATTAGTTGTTTGCAGTGATTGTGGCTGATTAATGGCTTGATTAGCTATAGGGGTGGGAATTGGGGCAGGAACTGAACTAGAGTTAGCATTAAGGGCATTTAAAACTGCTTGTGCCGAAGCATAGCGATCGCTGGGGGCATTTTCTAACATTCGATCTAAAATATCAGCCAACTTAGAACTAACTTGAGCATCTTTCCTCCAGTCCCATCGATTGGTATTGGCATTAAATAAATCTTCAGGTTGTTTACCCGTTAACAGCACTATACAGGTGGCAGCAAAGGCATATAAATCCGTAGAAGGAAAGACCTTATCCCCACGCATTTGTTCAGGCGCACCAAAACCGGGAGTAAATATGCCCGTAGATTTTTGACTGGCAGCAGCAATGGTTGCCTGCTTTACCGCACCAAAATCCAGAAGATACAACTGATCATCAGCATTTTTGAGCATGATATTTGAGGGCTTAATATCTCGATGGATCGAGTTATTGTCATGGACAAATTGCAGCACTGGTAAGAGACTTTGCATAATTCTTGTTACCTCTGCCTCTGGTAATGCTCCATACTGCTCGGTCACTTTTTCTAAGGTAATCCCATCAATGAACTCTTGCACTAAATAAAAGTAAATTTCCTCCTTAGATGATTGATAGCCACTGACGGGTACTTCAAAAAATGCTAACAAATCAGGAATTTGCGGATGCCGACCCAGTTCTTCTAACACTGCCCCTTCTCGATCAAAAAGCTCCTTGGCAAACTCCATTTGATCGGGATTTAAACCCGTTGGTAAAAGTTGCTTGACTACACATTTCCGCATAGCAGGGGTATAGCGATCGCGGGCTAAATAGGCGGCACCAAATCCTCCCCGCGCCAAAAGCCGTTCGGTGATGTATCGCCCTCCCAAGATCAAAGGCATGCCGCATTTAATACAAAATTTTTGGGTAACAGTTTTAAGCGTATTACCTGTACTGAGGTCTGGGAATACATTGATATGGTTGCAGGTGGGTCGAGTGCAATATATTTCCACGATGTTGTTTTAGATAGCTTTGGATGGCAAGGGTTTAGCGATCGCTGATATGAAAAAATATACTGAGTAAAGCGGGCTTATGATCAAAAATAAATGGCTGGATCGAAAGCAGTACCTTGAATAAGTTTCTGCCTTCGGGCTTACAAATCAATTTATAGTTGCGGACATAACCATCTCGCTCTAAAACCTCGGCAATATTATACGCATCCTGTAGGTCATTATATAAAGATTGAATACTGCGACCAATTAAATCCCAAGAGGCAATACCAAAGGTACTACTGGCAATCGGATTAGCATAGAGAATCTCCCCATCGGCGGTACGACTAATTAATACTGGTAACGGAATGGCTTGGGCAATGGTTTGTAACTGATCCATATTTTGTCTTGCGGATTCGGCAATTTCTGCGGAACGGCGATCGCTAATATCTTCCACCGTACCCACATAGAAAATAACTTCATCCTGTTGATCCCGCACCGCATTAATACTTTCCCGAATCCATGCCGTACTGCCATCCCGCCGATAGATTTGCGACTCGAAGCCAGAGACAAAGCCAAATTCCTGTAGAGTATTTTCAAACTCCTTGCGTAAACTCATACTCACATAGGGTTTAACGTCGTTACTATTAAAGTCATCAATTAATTCATCGGCAGAACCATACCCATAGATATTGGCTAGAGCCTGATTAGCATTGAGATATTCGCCCTCGGCGCTGGTTTGAAATATACCTTCTATGGCGTTATCAAAAATAGCTCGATACTTTTCCTCTGCCTGGCGTAAAGATTCTTGGGCACGGATGCGATCGCGGAGTAATTGTTTAAGTTGTAAATTCTGATCCTGTAAATGTTTTTGTAAGCGCCGTACCACTAACTGGTTATCCATGCGAGCTAGAACCTCTTGCAACTGAAACGGCTTAGTCACATAGTCCACTCCACCCACACTAAAAGCTTTGACCTTATCTAAAACATCATCCAAGGCACTGATGAAGATTACGGGAATATCCAAGGTTTGCACATCCCGTTTCAGTCGTTCACAGACTTCGTAACCATCCATATCTGGCATATTAATATCCAGTAAGATTAGGTCGGGAGGAGCAGATTGGGCTGCCATTAGAGCTAGCTGTCCATTAATTGCCTTCCGCACTTTATAACCTTGCTCCGAGAGCATAGATGCCAAAAGCCGTAGATTATCAGGGGTATCATCTACAACTAAAATGTCACCTTTGAATGGTTCGGGGCGATCGCTCATGGGTTTATAGTTTATATCTTTAGTTAGGTCAAAAGTTAGGTCTAATTAAGTCTAAATTAATCCTTCGTCAAATCAAGTAACTGGTCAAATCGAAAGGTATTCACTAAATTTCTTAAGCCATTAGCTAGATTACCATTAGAAACCTGGTCTATAAGCTCTAAAATCCGATCTTCATCCAGTTGGCTTGCGGCTAAGTGCATTTGCTCCCGCCACTCCGTGGACATAGCTTCAAGGTCTTGGGGTGTTAATTCTGGCTTGGATGTACCTAAAGAATTAGATGAATTAGATAAAAGCGATCGCTGCTGGAGATTGGGAATTTCGGCATAGATATACTGCAGTCCCAAATGTTCTCCCATTTTGGTAAAAATCAACTCGGCAGGGAAAGGCTTACGCACAAAATCATCACAACCTGCGGCTACAACCTGCGATCGCTCTTCTTCAAAGGCACTGGCAGTCAAAGCAATAATCACTGTGGACTGTCCTTGGGGTGTACCTTTAATTATTTTGGTTGCTGTATAACCATCCATAATTGGCATCCGCATATCCATCCAAATTAAGTGCGGCATCCAAGTTTCCCAAATTTCAATTCCCTCTTCCCCATTATTTGCCAACTTTACTTCAAATCCAAGTGGTTCTAGTAACTTTAATAACACCTGTTGATTTTCCCTGCGATCTTCAACAATTAAAATCCGATATTGAGGCTGATGGGGAGCCAAACCCGCGACCTGTCGAGTAAATTCCAACTGACGCATAGGCTGCTGCTCTTGGCTATTGGGAACAGGAATCTCGAAGCTAAAAATTGTACCCACGCCTACGGTACTACTAACGGTTATATCTCCACCCATCAAGCGCACAAACTGTCTACTGATCGGCAACCCTAAACCCGTACCCTCTTGAGATTTACGCCCTGAGGTACTTTGGATAAAAGCCTCAAATAAAGAATCAATTTCATGGGCAGCAATACCTGTACCTGTATCTTGAACTTCAAATAAAAGTTGCTGATAGTCTGGGTTGATCCCTGTAGTTTGCACCCGTAAGGTAACCGTACCTCGATTGGTAAATTTAATGGCGTTACCCATGAGATTAATCAAAACTTGGCGCAGTTTGCCTTCATCCCCAGAAATATAACGGGGGACATTGGGGGCAATTTCGCAGGTTAACCTTAATTGCTTAGACTTAGCCTTATATTTCAACATTTCCTCAATATTCATGAGTAGATAATGTAAATCAAAACTGCCGCAATTTAAGGTGGCTCGACCAGCTTCAATTTTTGACATCTCTAAAACATCATTAATTAGACATAACAAGTGTTCACCACTACGATTAATAATTTGCAGAGATTCTTGATGATCGGGACTTAGGGATGCATCTCTTACTAATACCTGAGTAAATCCTAAAATCGCATTTAAGGGCGTGCGTAACTCATGGCTCATATTTGATAGAAACTCGCTTTTAGCCCGATTAGCTTGATCTGATACTTCCTTAGCTCTTTGCAGTTCTGCTTCTGCCAACTTACGGGCAGTAATATTTTCGACTAAGCCCTCATAATACAAAAGCCGTCCCTGGGAGTCTCTGACGGTGCGGGCATTTTCCGAAATCCAGATGATGCTTCCATCTTTGCGATATACCTGCGATTCAAACCCTGAGATTGTGCCACAGGCTTCCATTAAGTCAATAAAATCTTGGCGGCGGTGGGGATCAACATAAAGCTCTTTGCCCACATCGTCAATTGCAAACATCATTTCCCCAGCCGATTCATAGCCATAGAGTTGAGCGAGGGCGGGATTAGCACTTAGGTATTGTCCATCATGGGTGGTTTGATAAATTCCCTCTACGGCATTTTCAAAGATGCTCCGATATTTCTCTTCCGTTGAGCGTAGAGCTTCTTCCGCCGCTACTCTGGCACTGACATCACGAATTAACCCAATGACAGACAATTCCCCGCTTAATTCAAATATGCCTACCCTTGCTTCAATAGGAAAAGTACAGCCATCCTTATGGCGATTAATGCCATTGATCGTAATTGGGGTACCCGGTTTCATCGCTTTCCATGCTGACTTTAGGGTTTCGGGTGGCGTGCCGACTTCGATATCAAAAACCGTAAGATTCAAAAGCTCATCACGGGTGTAGCCTAAGTTTTGGCAAGCTCTTTGGTTAACATCAGTAATATTGCCTTCGAGGTCATGGACAAATAGGGCATCAGCGATATTTTCTAAAAGAGATCGAAATTTTGCTTCACTTCTACGCAGATTTTCTTCCGCTTTTTTGCGATCGCTAATATCACTGAGAACGGAAATAATGCAATTTTCACCATTAATTGTAATTGGTTCTGCGGATATGAGTCCTACGCCAATTTCTCCCGATCGCAGCCTTAACTCGATTTCTTGGTTCCTAACATAGCCTTTCTGCGTTAAGGTTTGAATAAATTTTTGCCGATCATCGAAGTTTTGCCACATATTCAGTTCGAGGCTGGTGC
Encoded here:
- a CDS encoding PAS domain S-box protein, producing the protein MGKFKADILVVDDTLSNLLLLERILTKHGYTTRCIPSGELALAEVQMYCPDLILLDIHMPGLNGYEVCQHFKTMPTIQDVPIIFLSALDSVADKIKAFDLGAADYITKPFQAQEVLARIKHQLKIRDLQKQLEEQNTRLQREIQDRNDASTALILSEAKFATAFRSTPHAIAITRRDDGCHLDVNDSFLEFSGYTRSEIIGRTSLELNMWQNFDDRQKFIQTLTQKGYVRNQEIELRLRSGEIGVGLISAEPITINGENCIISVLSDISDRKKAEENLRRSEAKFRSLLENIADALFVHDLEGNITDVNQRACQNLGYTRDELLNLTVFDIEVGTPPETLKSAWKAMKPGTPITINGINRHKDGCTFPIEARVGIFELSGELSVIGLIRDVSARVAAEEALRSTEEKYRSIFENAVEGIYQTTHDGQYLSANPALAQLYGYESAGEMMFAIDDVGKELYVDPHRRQDFIDLMEACGTISGFESQVYRKDGSIIWISENARTVRDSQGRLLYYEGLVENITARKLAEAELQRAKEVSDQANRAKSEFLSNMSHELRTPLNAILGFTQVLVRDASLSPDHQESLQIINRSGEHLLCLINDVLEMSKIEAGRATLNCGSFDLHYLLMNIEEMLKYKAKSKQLRLTCEIAPNVPRYISGDEGKLRQVLINLMGNAIKFTNRGTVTLRVQTTGINPDYQQLLFEVQDTGTGIAAHEIDSLFEAFIQSTSGRKSQEGTGLGLPISRQFVRLMGGDITVSSTVGVGTIFSFEIPVPNSQEQQPMRQLEFTRQVAGLAPHQPQYRILIVEDRRENQQVLLKLLEPLGFEVKLANNGEEGIEIWETWMPHLIWMDMRMPIMDGYTATKIIKGTPQGQSTVIIALTASAFEEERSQVVAAGCDDFVRKPFPAELIFTKMGEHLGLQYIYAEIPNLQQRSLLSNSSNSLGTSKPELTPQDLEAMSTEWREQMHLAASQLDEDRILELIDQVSNGNLANGLRNLVNTFRFDQLLDLTKD
- a CDS encoding response regulator, giving the protein MSDRPEPFKGDILVVDDTPDNLRLLASMLSEQGYKVRKAINGQLALMAAQSAPPDLILLDINMPDMDGYEVCERLKRDVQTLDIPVIFISALDDVLDKVKAFSVGGVDYVTKPFQLQEVLARMDNQLVVRRLQKHLQDQNLQLKQLLRDRIRAQESLRQAEEKYRAIFDNAIEGIFQTSAEGEYLNANQALANIYGYGSADELIDDFNSNDVKPYVSMSLRKEFENTLQEFGFVSGFESQIYRRDGSTAWIRESINAVRDQQDEVIFYVGTVEDISDRRSAEIAESARQNMDQLQTIAQAIPLPVLISRTADGEILYANPIASSTFGIASWDLIGRSIQSLYNDLQDAYNIAEVLERDGYVRNYKLICKPEGRNLFKVLLSIQPFIFDHKPALLSIFFHISDR
- a CDS encoding protein kinase; the protein is MEIYCTRPTCNHINVFPDLSTGNTLKTVTQKFCIKCGMPLILGGRYITERLLARGGFGAAYLARDRYTPAMRKCVVKQLLPTGLNPDQMEFAKELFDREGAVLEELGRHPQIPDLLAFFEVPVSGYQSSKEEIYFYLVQEFIDGITLEKVTEQYGALPEAEVTRIMQSLLPVLQFVHDNNSIHRDIKPSNIMLKNADDQLYLLDFGAVKQATIAAASQKSTGIFTPGFGAPEQMRGDKVFPSTDLYAFAATCIVLLTGKQPEDLFNANTNRWDWRKDAQVSSKLADILDRMLENAPSDRYASAQAVLNALNANSSSVPAPIPTPIANQAINQPQSLQTTNQPANQQISQPPQPARRLPKALVLPPLQPQLIAAFLIGFEAGLLGVVANTVGGLFIGLYPSLMIVAGIILAILFLRISQTLDNKDLTAGVVLTVLIVFGVQFLFQLNLPPLEIIALLSAIAGVSLVAVTSLFRLIYTFLFSLL